A part of Uloborus diversus isolate 005 chromosome 6, Udiv.v.3.1, whole genome shotgun sequence genomic DNA contains:
- the LOC129223840 gene encoding RNA-binding protein 4.1-like isoform X2 translates to MAAPKTKIFVGHLPDGCTDDDLRTLFAKYGEVTECDVINKYGFVHMATPEQADEAVKNLNNYNLMGSSISVEPSKSKLHPEPGAPGRANKQTVMNRRGGGPPRNGFGPPSRGGFGGGFPNGYRRFDGPPKGDSFYDRPFGFGRERMRPYPPPYERRSPSMLPPMREDYMPPRRPMPPMGSSDPYARPLPPMSMRDDLYERRPMVERSDYLYSRRSPPTSSMRSPYWYDSVADGH, encoded by the exons ATGGCTGCTCcg aaaacaaaaatctttgTTGGACATCTGCCAGATGGTTGTACAGATGATGATTTACGCACACTATTTGCAAAATATGGAGAGGTTACAGAATGTGATGTCATTAACAAATATGGATTTGTT CATATGGCAACACCTGAACAAGCTGATGAGGCTGTAAAAAACCTGAATAATTATAATCTCATGGGTTCGAGTATAAGTGTTGAg CCATCAAAAAGTAAACTGCATCCTGAACCTGGAGCTCCTGGACGAGCTAATAAACAAACAGTCATGAA tcGTAGGGGAGGTGGACCTCCTAGGAATGGCTTTGGCCCCCCTTCTCGTGGAGGTTTTGGTGGTGGTTTTCCTAATGGGTATCGACGTTTTGATGGCCCTCCCAAGGGCGATTCATTCTACGACAGACCTTTTGGCTTTGGAAGGGAAAGGATGAGACCATACCCTCCACCATACGAGCGTCGCAGTCCAAGCATGCTACCTCCAATGAGAGAGGACTACATGCCACCTCGTAGACCTATGCCTCCAATGGGTTCGTCTGATCCTTATGCTAGACCCTTGCCTCCTATGAGCATGAGGGATGATTTGTATGAGCGTAGACCAATGGTTGAAAGATCTGATTATTTATATTCTCGAAGATCACCACCTACTTCCTCGATgag ATCTCCCTATTGGTATGATTCAGTAGCTGATGG
- the LOC129223840 gene encoding RNA-binding protein 4.1-like isoform X1: MAAPKTKIFVGHLPDGCTDDDLRTLFAKYGEVTECDVINKYGFVHMATPEQADEAVKNLNNYNLMGSSISVEPSKSKLHPEPGAPGRANKQTVMNRRGGGPPRNGFGPPSRGGFGGGFPNGYRRFDGPPKGDSFYDRPFGFGRERMRPYPPPYERRSPSMLPPMREDYMPPRRPMPPMGSSDPYARPLPPMSMRDDLYERRPMVERSDYLYSRRSPPTSSMRSPYWYDSVADGGSRAPPPSATRRPTYF; this comes from the exons ATGGCTGCTCcg aaaacaaaaatctttgTTGGACATCTGCCAGATGGTTGTACAGATGATGATTTACGCACACTATTTGCAAAATATGGAGAGGTTACAGAATGTGATGTCATTAACAAATATGGATTTGTT CATATGGCAACACCTGAACAAGCTGATGAGGCTGTAAAAAACCTGAATAATTATAATCTCATGGGTTCGAGTATAAGTGTTGAg CCATCAAAAAGTAAACTGCATCCTGAACCTGGAGCTCCTGGACGAGCTAATAAACAAACAGTCATGAA tcGTAGGGGAGGTGGACCTCCTAGGAATGGCTTTGGCCCCCCTTCTCGTGGAGGTTTTGGTGGTGGTTTTCCTAATGGGTATCGACGTTTTGATGGCCCTCCCAAGGGCGATTCATTCTACGACAGACCTTTTGGCTTTGGAAGGGAAAGGATGAGACCATACCCTCCACCATACGAGCGTCGCAGTCCAAGCATGCTACCTCCAATGAGAGAGGACTACATGCCACCTCGTAGACCTATGCCTCCAATGGGTTCGTCTGATCCTTATGCTAGACCCTTGCCTCCTATGAGCATGAGGGATGATTTGTATGAGCGTAGACCAATGGTTGAAAGATCTGATTATTTATATTCTCGAAGATCACCACCTACTTCCTCGATgag ATCTCCCTATTGGTATGATTCAGTAGCTGATGG CGGCAGCCGTGCGCCTCCTCCCTCTGCAACCCGACGACCCacgtatttttga